A stretch of Numenius arquata chromosome 11, bNumArq3.hap1.1, whole genome shotgun sequence DNA encodes these proteins:
- the LOC141470161 gene encoding protocadherin gamma-B5-like: MAVSQRQRESESRRRAGGRVLLVLGALLLVWCCRAAAERIRYAIPEELGRGSLVGPLARDLGLSPAELPARKLRVASAANRQLKYFTVSGESGNLYVSERLDREEMCGESASCSVSFEALVQNPLNVFHVEVDIQDINDNAPTFSKTALDLEVNEFTSAGARFPLEMARDADVGSNSLLTYQLTSNPSFTLDIKESPDGSKRPELILERELDRERQRSFELVLTAVDGGDPVRSGTVQIRVNVTDANDNAPVFGKSLFEAKLRENVPAGSLVLQVRATDADAGSNGRVSYSFGNVPDDVRALFSVDSDSGEVRTAGPLDFEEKSKYRFGLEARDGGGLTAHCKVQIDISDENDNAPEITVLSVSSPVPEDAPAGTVVALLNVNDPDSGENGQVSCELSGEAPLSIVASSGGSYKVVTASALDREEASEHRVTVVARDRGSPSLWSRASLVLEVSDVNDNAPVFEEAAYSAYVAENNAAGAAVVRVQARDADAGANGRVSYWLAGGSACAAGAAAYVSVEARSGAVYAQRSFDYEQCREFAVAVRAQDGGAPARSSTATVRVFVLDRNDNAPRVLWPAPGDAGAAGSVASGPAPFEVVPRSADAGYLVAKVVAVDADAGRNAWLSYELVQASEPALFRVGLHSGEVRTARAVSERDAAKQRLVAVVKDHGQPALSATATLHVVLAESLQEALPELSERAAGADSPAELQFYLVLALALLSALFLLSVALAVLARLRRAGPPAVLRCLGAQRFSVAGAAFPADFCEGTLPYSYNLCVAPARAVAEAAWPSPPPLPIVPAEDLLGAEACGKPIPSSSAGAGEPPADPDAPQVCKPARSPSFP, encoded by the coding sequence ATGGCGGTCAgtcagaggcagagggagagtgagagccGGCGGCGAGCAGGCGGGcgagtgctgctggtgctgggcgcTTTGCTGCTGGTCTGGTgctgccgggcggcggcggagcggatcCGCTACGCCATCCccgaggagctgggcagaggctcGCTGGTGGGGCCGCTGGCGCGGGACCTGGGGCTGAGCCCGGCGGAGCTGCCGGCACGCAAGCTGCGGGTGGCGTCTGCCGCTAACAGGCAGCTGAAATACTTCACGGTGAGCGGGGAGAGCGGGAACCTGTACGTGAGCGAGAGGCTGGACCGGGAGGAGATGTGCGGCGAGTCGGCGTCCTGCTCCGTCAGCTTCGAGGCGCTGGTGCAGAACCCGCTCAACGTTTTCCACGTCGAGGTGGACATCCAGGACATCAACGACAACGCGCCGACCTTCAGCAAGACTGCTCTCGACCTCGAGGTAAACGAGTTCACTTCTGCCGGTGCTCGTTTTCCGCTGGAGATGGCCCGAGACGCGGACGTGGGCAGCAACTCGCTGCTGACTTACCAGCTCACTAGCAACCCGTCCTTCACTCTGGACATCAAGGAGAGCCCGGATGGAAGCAAGAGGCCGGAATTAATTCTGGAGAGAGAGCTGGACCGGGAGAGGCAGAGATCCTTTGAGCTGGTGCTGACGGCGGTGGATGGCGGGGACCCCGTGAGGTCTGGGACTGTCCAGATTCGCGTCAACGTGACGGACGCCAACGACAACGCGCCCGTGTTTGGTAAAAGCCTCTTCGAGGCAAAACTGCGGGAAAATGTGCCGGCGGGGTCTCTGGTGCTGCAGGTGCGAGCCACGGATGCGGACGCGGGCTCCAACGGGCGGGTCTCGTACTCCTTCGGCAACGTCCCGGACGACGTCCGCGCCTTGTTCAGTGTCGATAGCGACAGCGGCGAGGTGAGGACGGCGGGGCCTCTGGATTTCGAAGAGAAGAGCAAATACCGCTTCGGACTGGAGGCGAGGGACGGCGGCGGACTCACAGCTCACTGCAAGGTGCAGATCGACATCAGCGACGAGAACGACAACGCGCCCGAAATCACGGTGCTGTCGGTGTCGAGCCCGGTGCCCGAGGACGCGCCCGCAGGCACCGTGGTGGCCCTGTTGAACGTGAACGACCCGGACTCCGGGGAGAACGGCCAGGTGTCGTGCGAGCTGTCGGGCGAGGCGCCGCTGTCGATCGTGGCGTCGTCGGGCGGCTCGTACAAGGTGGTGACGGCGAGCGCGCTGGACCGGGAGGAGGCGTCCGAGCACCGTGTGACGGTGGTGGCCAGGGACCGGGGCAGCCCGTCGCTGTGGAGCCGCGCGTCGCTGGTGCTGGAGGTGtcggacgtgaacgacaacgcgccggtgTTCGAGGAGGCCGCCTACAGCGCCTACGTGGCGGAGAAcaacgcggcgggcgcggcggtggTGCGCGTGCAGGCGCGGGACGCGGACGCGGGCGCCAACGGTCGCGTGAGCTACTGGCTGGCGGGCGGCAGCGCgtgcgcggcgggcgcggcggcgtaCGTGTCGGTggaggcgcggagcggcgcggtgTACGCGCAGCGCTCCTTCGACTACGAGCAGTGCCGCGAGTTCGCGGTGGCGGTGCGGGCGCAGGACGGCGGGGCGCCGGCGCGGAGCTCCACGGCCACGGTGCGCGTCTTCGTGCTGGACCGCAACGACAACGCGCCGCGCGTGCTCTGGCCGGCGCCGGGAGACGCGGGAGCGGCGGGGTCGGTGGCGTCGGGGCCGGCGCCGTTCGAGGTGGTGCCGCGTTCGGCCGATGCCGGGTAcctggtggccaaggtggtggcGGTGGACGCGGACGCGGGGCGCAACGCGTGGCTGTCGTACGAGCTGGTGCAGGCGTCGGAGCCGGCGCTGTTCCGCGTGGGGCTGCACAGCGGCGAGGTGCGGACGGCGCGGGCCGTGTCGGAGAGGGACGCGGCGAAGCAGCGGCTGGTGGCCGTGGTGAAGGACCACGGGCAGCCGGCGCTGTCGGCCACGGCCACGCTGCACGTGGTGCTGGCCGAGAGCTTGCAGGAGGCGCTGCCGGAGCTGAgcgagcgggcggcgggcgccgACTCGCCGGCCGAGCTGCAGTTCTACCTGGTGCTGGCGCTGGCGCTCCTCTCCGCCCTCTTCCTGCTCAGCGTGGCGCTGGCCGTGCTGGCGCGGCTGCGCCGTGCCGGGCCGCCCGCCGTCCTGCGCTGCCTGGGCGCGCAGCGCTTCTCCGTGGCCGGCGCCGCCTTCCCGGCCGACTTCTGCGAGGGCACCTTGCCCTACTCCTACAACCTGTGCGTGGCGCCGGCACGCGCCGTCGCCGAGGCCGCTTggccctcgccgccgccgctgcccatcGTGCCCGCGGAGGATCTGCTGGGCGCGGAGGCCTGCGGGAAGCCGATCCCGAGCAGCAGCGCCGGCGCGGGAGAGCCGCCCGCCGACCCCGACGCCCCGCAGGTCTGTAAGCCCGCGcgctctccctcttttccctga